The genomic window GGGCGGTTGGAATCGCGCGACAGCATCTGCGCCGCTGACAGTACCTGAGACGAGGCCGAGCCGGTTTCGGAGGCGCCGCGCTGGACGTCGGTGATGTTGGAGGAGACCTGCTGGGTGCCTTGAGCAGCCTGCTGGACGTTGCGGGCGATCTCCTGGGTCGCCGCGCCCTGCTCTTCGACGGCCGCCGCGATCGCCGATGCGATCTCGGACAAGCGCGCGATGGAGCCGCCGATTTCCCGGATCGCAGCGACGGACTCCTGGGTGCCCTTCTTGTATTCTTCCGACTTTTTGGACCACTCGCTGTACAGAGCTCGTTCTTCGGGCGAGCTGATCATACCCTCGTAAGACTTGCGGAATTTTGTGTTCGCCTCGACCACTGTTGCCAAGGTTTTCTCGGCCGCAAGCTTTTCCTCCAGCGTCTCCGACAGCATGTGCTCGCGTTGCGGTAGGTGATGACTCCGGCACGGAGGTCGCCGATCACGCGGACGCTGGAACGGGCGACTAAGAATGCTCTGCGCTCAGCGCATGAGCCCAAGCGCGTCGGAGAAAAACTCCGGACCGCCAAAATTGCCGGATTTCAGAGCGAGCAACATCTCGCCTGCCTGCGCACCGACCGCACGCAGCACCGGGACGCCCGCGGCTATTTCCACGCCCACGAGAAACCCAGGAATCCTCAACCGGTCGACCACGGCGCCCGACGTCTCGCCGCCCGCAACGATCAGGCGCCGGACCCCGGCCTGCACCAAATCCTCGGCGATGTCGGCCATCGCCTGCTCGATGGCATGCCCGGCCGCGTCACGGCCGTGACGCGCCTGAACGGCGGCAACGGCTTCCGGTGTCGCGCTCGAGGCGATCAGCACAGGACCATCCGCCAGGCGCGGCCGCGCCCAGGCCAGCGCGCGCTGCGCTTCGCCAGTACCTGCAACGATCTGCTCGGGATCAAGATGTAACACCGGCATGACACGCTCGGCGCTGGCGATCTGCTGAAGCGTCGCCTGCGAGCAACTCCCGGCAAGGCAGGCCGCGGGGCCGCCAACCGCCGCGCCCCCCTCGGCGCCCGCCGCGCTCGACCGCACCTTTCCGGTCGACACCAGCGCCCGCGCCAGGCCAAGGCCGATGCCGGAGGCGCCGACCGACAGCCGATGCTCGGCGGCAACGAGGCCGATGGTCTCGAGGTCGCGGTCGAACACGGCGTCAATGATCGCGGCACCGATGCCCTTGCCCGCGAGCTCGGCCAGCCGCGCCCGCACCGCGTCTGCCCCGCGCGTGACGGTTGCGAGATCGACGAGGCCGATCTGCGTCTTGCTCTGGCGCGCCAAGACGCGCACCAGGTTGGAATCCCGCATCGGGTTGAGCGGATGGTCCTTCAGCGGACTCTCGTTCAGCGGCACTGCACCGACGAAGAGGTTGCCCTGATAGACGGTGCGGCCGGTCTCCGGAAAGGCCGGCGTCACCAGCACGGTCGCCTCGCCGCAATCGGCGCGGAGTGCGTCCATGACGGGGCCGATATTGCCGGCGTCGGTGGAATCGAAGGTCGAGCAGATCTTGAACAGCACGTGGCCGGCGCCGCGGCCGCGCAGCCATGTCTCCGCCGCGCGTGAGCGCGACACGGCAAGGCCCGCCTCGATCGAGCGGCTCTTCAGTGACACAACGACGGCATCGACCTCGGGCAACGCCAGATCCTCGGCAGGCACGCCGATGGTCTGCACCGTGCGCAGGCCGGCGCGCGTCAGCGTGTTGGCGAGATCGGAGGCGCCGGTGTAGTCGTCGGCGATGCAGCCCAACGCAAGTGTCACGGCTTCACTCCAGCGTAAGGCTTGAACCAAGCGAGCCCATCCGTTGTCTTGCCGCGCGGATTGTATTCGCAGCCGACGAAACCGGCATAGCCGAGTCGGTCGAGCTCTTCGAACAGGAACGGATAGTTCAGCTCCTCGCCGTCGGGCTCGTTGCGCGAGGGGATGCTGGCGATCTGGATGTGGCCGATGATCGGCATCATCTCGCGCAGCCGCATGGTGACGTCGCCATGGATGATCTGGCAGTGATAGATGTCGAACTGGAGCTTCAGGTTCGGAAGTCGCAACTCCTGGATCAGGTCGCGGGCGAAGCCGAAATCGTTGAGGAAATAGCCGGGCACGTTGCGTGCATTGATCGGCTCGAGCACGATATCGATGCCGTGGGGCGCGAAGAACTCGGCGGCCCACGCCACCGATTTGTAGAACGCCTCGATCGCGACGCGCTCGCCGCGGTTGGCGATACCAGCCATCAGGTGCAGGCGCTTGACGCCGGTCGCCTTGGCATACGGCAGCGCCGTCTCCAGGCTCGCCTTGAGATCGGAGAAGCGCGCTGGCAACGCCGCAAAACCTTTCTCGCCGGCATTCCAGTCGCCCGGCGGCAGGTTGAACAGCGCCTGGGTCAGGCCGTTACGCTTGAGCCGCTCGCCGACCGCCTCGGCCGGATGCTCGTAGGGAAAAAGGAACTCGACGGCGGCGAAGCCGGCTTGCGCGGCGGCATCGAAGCGGTCGAGGAACGGCACCTCGGTGAACATCATCGAGAGGTTGGCGGCAAAACGGGGCATCGGAGTCCTCTCAGTTCTACTTGTCGCCGGGCAGCTTGACGCCGGTGACCTGCGCATACATCCGCGCCACCGACGCGTCGTCGTCGCGGCCCATGCCGGCGGCTGATGTCATCAGAAACATCTGAAGTGCGGCGGCAGAGACCGGCACCGGGAATCTGGCGCTGCGCGCCATGTCCTGGATGATGCCGAGGTCCTTCACGAAGATCTCGACCGCGCTACGCGGCGTGTAGTCGCCGTCGAGCACATGCGGCATCCGGTTCTCGAACATCCAGGAATTGCCGGCAGAGGCCGTGATCACCTCATAGACCTTGCGGATGTCGAGGCCCTGCTTGGCCGCGAACGCCATCGCTTCGGAAGCCGCGGCAATGTGGACACCGGCGAGGAGCTGATTGATCATCTTGAAGGCAGCGCCCTGCCCCGCGGCCTCACCGAGCTCATAGAGCTTTGCGGCCATGGCGTCGAGCGCTGGACGCGCCTTGGCAAAAGCGGCGGAGCTGCCGGAGGCGAGGATGGTCAGCTCACCTTGCGCGGCGCGCTGCGCCCCACCGGAGATCGGCGCATCCAGATAATGCCGGCCGGTGGCCTCCAACTGCTTGGCAAGGCGCCGCGCGATATCCGGGTCCATGGTCGCCGAGGATATGAAGACGCTGCCCTTCGGCATGGTCTCGGCGGCGCCGTCCTTGCCGAACAGGACGGTTTCGGTCTGGGCGGCGTTGACCACGACGCTGACGACGATATCGGCGTCCTTGGCCGCCTCGGCCGGCGTCTTGGCGCCTGCGCCGCCGTCCTTCACGAAGCGCGCGACGGCATCCGCCGAAACGTCGCAGCCGGTCACGGCATGGCCGGCGCGCTTCAGCGAGGTCGCCATGCCAAAGCCCATCGAGCCGAGCCCGATCACGGCGGTGCGCTGATTTTGTGACGTGGAGGCGGACATGCAACTAACCCTTGCGAAACGTTTCCCGGACGGCCGCCCTTTGCGGCGGCTCGGCGAACCGATAACACGGCTTGGCCGCGCTGCCAAAGCATGAGACAAGCAGGCATGACGGCCATGAACAACGAGACACGGCTGCGTGAGGATATCTGCCGCTTCGGGCGGTCGCTGTTCGAGCGCGGACTGACGCCGGGCTCCTCCGGCAATATCAGCGTCAAGCTGGACGATGGCGGCTGGCTGGTGACGCCGACCAACGCCTCGCTCGGCTTCCTCGATCCGGCGCGGCTGTCGCGGCTGGACGGCCGGGGACGGCTGGTTTCCGGCGATGCGCCGACCAAGGAAGTTCCGCTCCACAGCGCGCTCTACGACACGCGCGGGAGCGCACGCGCAATCGTGCACCTGCATTCGACCCATTCGGTGGCACTCTCGATGCTGCCCGAGATCGATCCGCGCGCCGCGCTGCCGCCGATGACGGCCTATTACCTGATGAAATGCGGCGCCACCGCGCTCGTGCCCTATTACCGCCCGGGCGACCCTGCGGTGGCGGACGCGATCAAGGGCCTGGCGGGGAAATATTCATCGGTGCTTCTCGCCAATCACGGCCCTGTCGTCGCCGGCGACACGCTAGAGGCCGCGGTGTTCGCCACGGAAGAGCTGGAGGAAACGGCGAAGCTGTACCTGCTGCTGCGCGGAATGAACCCGCGGTATCTGTCGCCGGAGCAGGTGAAGGATCTGGTGAAGGTGTTCGGGGTGACGTTGCCGGAGCATGGGGATGGGCATTAGCCCGGCTCTAACCCCGTCATTGCGAGCTTAGCGAAGCAATCCAGAATCCCTCCGCGGGAAGACTCTGGATTGCTTCGCTGCGATCGCAATGACGGAGGATGTGGTGACGACAGTAGCCCGCATGGGCGGAGCGATATGCGGGACCAGCGGACCGGAATTGATTTGCATCACCGGGATCGCGAGCACATGATCCCCCTGTAATTGACTGAAGGAGTTGTTTCATCGATCGCTAGGAGAATTGTCATGGATTTCAAAATATCCTGCGCCCTCCTCTCTGCCGCCTGCTTTATTGCCCTGCCACTTTCCGCAAACGCCCAGACGTCCGCGCGCGGCGGCGTCCCCGATCTCAAGGTCGAGGCCAATTGCAAGGCAACTCAGGAGATCGACAAGTCGCTGACCGAGCCGCAGTCCTACGAGGCCTGCATGAGCGACGAACAAACCGCACAGCAACAGCTCGGGTCCATCTGGACGACAACGCCGGAGAAAATTCGCACCCAATGCTACGCCGAGGCCTCCGCCGGTGGCATCGAAAGCTATGTCGACCTTCTCTCCTGCATCCAGATGAATGGCTTCGGGCAACCCTCGGCACCCGCGTCAACGCTGCGCGGCGCAAGCAAGAACCGGAACAAGAAGCAATCAGGATAGGGATCGTCGCGAGCGGCTATAATCCGAGGTACGCCTTCCTGACGTCGGGATTGCCCTTGATCTCCGCGGACGGGCCCTGCATCAGCACGCGGCCGGTCTGCAGGATGTAGGCGCGGTCGGCGATCTCGAGGCACTCGGCCATGCGCTGCTCGACGATCAGCACGGTCATGCCGGCGTCGCGGATGCGCTTCACCGCCTGAAAGATCTCGTCGACGAGCTTCGGCATGATGCCCTGCGAGGGCTCGTCCAGCATCAACAGCCGCGGGCGCGTCATCAGCGCGCGGCCGATCGCGAGCATCTGCTGCTCGCCGCCGCTTAGCGTCTCGGCGCGCTGCTCGAGGCGTTCGGACAAGCGCGGAAACAGGTTGAAGACGAGATCGAGCGGCTCCTCACGGTTTGCCTCGCCGCGATAGAGATAGCTGCCGAGGCGGAGATTGTCGCGCACTGACAGGCGCGGAAACAGCCGGCGGTTCTCCGGCACATAGGCGATGCCGGTGGCGGTGATGTGGTGCTGCGC from Bradyrhizobium zhanjiangense includes these protein-coding regions:
- the otnK gene encoding 3-oxo-tetronate kinase, producing the protein MTLALGCIADDYTGASDLANTLTRAGLRTVQTIGVPAEDLALPEVDAVVVSLKSRSIEAGLAVSRSRAAETWLRGRGAGHVLFKICSTFDSTDAGNIGPVMDALRADCGEATVLVTPAFPETGRTVYQGNLFVGAVPLNESPLKDHPLNPMRDSNLVRVLARQSKTQIGLVDLATVTRGADAVRARLAELAGKGIGAAIIDAVFDRDLETIGLVAAEHRLSVGASGIGLGLARALVSTGKVRSSAAGAEGGAAVGGPAACLAGSCSQATLQQIASAERVMPVLHLDPEQIVAGTGEAQRALAWARPRLADGPVLIASSATPEAVAAVQARHGRDAAGHAIEQAMADIAEDLVQAGVRRLIVAGGETSGAVVDRLRIPGFLVGVEIAAGVPVLRAVGAQAGEMLLALKSGNFGGPEFFSDALGLMR
- the otnI gene encoding 2-oxo-tetronate isomerase, which translates into the protein MPRFAANLSMMFTEVPFLDRFDAAAQAGFAAVEFLFPYEHPAEAVGERLKRNGLTQALFNLPPGDWNAGEKGFAALPARFSDLKASLETALPYAKATGVKRLHLMAGIANRGERVAIEAFYKSVAWAAEFFAPHGIDIVLEPINARNVPGYFLNDFGFARDLIQELRLPNLKLQFDIYHCQIIHGDVTMRLREMMPIIGHIQIASIPSRNEPDGEELNYPFLFEELDRLGYAGFVGCEYNPRGKTTDGLAWFKPYAGVKP
- the ltnD gene encoding L-threonate dehydrogenase, whose protein sequence is MSASTSQNQRTAVIGLGSMGFGMATSLKRAGHAVTGCDVSADAVARFVKDGGAGAKTPAEAAKDADIVVSVVVNAAQTETVLFGKDGAAETMPKGSVFISSATMDPDIARRLAKQLEATGRHYLDAPISGGAQRAAQGELTILASGSSAAFAKARPALDAMAAKLYELGEAAGQGAAFKMINQLLAGVHIAAASEAMAFAAKQGLDIRKVYEVITASAGNSWMFENRMPHVLDGDYTPRSAVEIFVKDLGIIQDMARSARFPVPVSAAALQMFLMTSAAGMGRDDDASVARMYAQVTGVKLPGDK
- a CDS encoding aldolase; this encodes MTAMNNETRLREDICRFGRSLFERGLTPGSSGNISVKLDDGGWLVTPTNASLGFLDPARLSRLDGRGRLVSGDAPTKEVPLHSALYDTRGSARAIVHLHSTHSVALSMLPEIDPRAALPPMTAYYLMKCGATALVPYYRPGDPAVADAIKGLAGKYSSVLLANHGPVVAGDTLEAAVFATEELEETAKLYLLLRGMNPRYLSPEQVKDLVKVFGVTLPEHGDGH
- a CDS encoding ABC transporter ATP-binding protein codes for the protein MLSVREVTTAYQGLVAISSVSIEVQKGEIVCVAGANGAGKSTLLKSIAGAERPRSGSVMFDGKRLDGMAQHHITATGIAYVPENRRLFPRLSVRDNLRLGSYLYRGEANREEPLDLVFNLFPRLSERLEQRAETLSGGEQQMLAIGRALMTRPRLLMLDEPSQGIMPKLVDEIFQAVKRIRDAGMTVLIVEQRMAECLEIADRAYILQTGRVLMQGPSAEIKGNPDVRKAYLGL